A segment of the Arachis hypogaea cultivar Tifrunner chromosome 5, arahy.Tifrunner.gnm2.J5K5, whole genome shotgun sequence genome:
CAAAAGAAACTTCATGCACTATATTTATTAGGTCTAATATTGGTTGGTGCAAATAATTTGGAACAAAAGATGGAATGAAAAGTTGATACTTTAGTTTTTGAAGATAAAATTAATACAAGCAATTAATCCACTATACAATTGGCTATACTCTGTAATTGTACTGAAAGTATAAACTTTGATTGAATAACAACAAAGGCACCAAAATATAGAGTATAAAATTTTCTCTgtatttgatttgattgaataACTATTTATATACATATGTACAGAATTGCTTTATGTTGAAGATAGTCTCTATTGGGATAATATGTTCAAAAGGGATGTCTTAGTCTTAATCATGCTCCTAAATAAGCTTTCTAATCTAATCTCAATGCTTTCAATTGCAATCTCCAAAGCCTCCAATTGCTCATGTGCTACTTTCATGTTGGAACCATTAGCACCTTCTTTTAAAAGGATGTTCAAAGTTGCATCCACCAATTGCAATTCATTGCAATTCTCTGAGTTTTCAGATGCAACCACTCCTTTATGCATCAACTTGTTCATCCATTTGGCTGCCTTTGACTTCGATGCTGGACGAGCGAAAAAAGTCAAAAGGGATTGGAAGATAGACACATTCATTGCAATCACTTCTCTTAAAACACTCATCACTTCTTCATTCAACAGTTGAGATGCTCCAAATTTGCTTTGTAGCTGCTTCAAGGATGTGATCACCTTGTTGacatttttcttcatcttctttgagAAGGAATTGTATTCAGCTATGCTTGTTTCAATGGTTGAATCACCCTTTCTCCTTCTAAGAGCTGAATGAAGGAATTGCACATTCTCCTTGATCTGCATAACTGTGTCCCTTGTGATGCCACATGTATCCAAGACCTTCATGGATCCATCCAAGATTTCTTCAATGCATTTGTCACCTTCTTGTTGAAAGATGACCTTTTGGGTTGATGCAACATTGAGAAGATCATCCAAAGAAGAGTGTAAATCTTCCAAAAAGGACAAGCTAGTGACAACTGACTCAGACGTCGAAGTTGCTTCGAAAGCCTTGAGGTTGTTCAATTGATCTCTTACTCTGGAGGAGCATGGATGAGATCCATTTGGCAAACTGTTTGATCGAACATGCAACTTGCTTGCCATTGTCACTACTCTTTTTTTGGAGTAAGTTCAATGCTTGTGTTCTGCAGTCCAAAGTCCATTGAAACTCTTTATATAGGGGCTATTCAATTATTCATGATTTGATTCCATAGGCTAACACAGGAAACATTACAACTCACCTATCTTATAATCAAAGTGTATAAACCAGAAAGCATGTGGATCATGCATATAATTTATTGGAATATGTTAAGCTTGTCACATCTCTgcctaacaataacaataacattaTTGAAAGTTACATGGTTTCAAAGTTTATTAAATGACACCACCTAATGTGCCTCAACTTGCTCCCCATTAATACATTACCCTCTTTGattcaaaataatatataattgatgCTGCTTCAGATATTGTCTCAATATGAGGGGGTTGGAGCTATGCAAAATTGGATTAAATTACAAATTTTTGAGATGCTGGGATCTGGATTGTGATATGGAGAAtggtaataatatatatgacAGATAAGTTTGTTAAGATTAAGAGAACATAATGATGGACAGATTAGCAGCATTGGAATAGTTCTTAAATCATGTATCCCTTTCTTATTATCATAATTtctttctaataatttattattatagaaataaaagtatttaaCTCAATTATCTTCTACCTTGAGgattttaaagttttaaatatGTGATTAAATAAAAGCGTTAACGTTTTTCACAAAATAATCTCTCTTTCTTGGAAGGCAGACATGTTCATCAATCATCACTATCACTTTCCTGGAATGCTAAGATCTTGATGTTGATTCAAGAGTGCATGCTCTTAATTTGTTTCAATATTTTCAAACTCAATCAAGTTTCTTCTGTTTATTagcaaataaaagaaagaaaagaagagttctGTGACTAATCTTGATAAAAATATGAACAGTAAGAGCTGCTATAGATTTAGTTTGTATTTCAAGTTAGCAGGTTAATAAATttggaaaatttgattttttttttttttttacttgaagCCTAAAAGTCAAATATAATAACTGGATATTAATTGTTTTGTTCACTAGACAAGAGCATATTCATATAGTATTTGCTATTTAGATAAATAAAACAATGAGTAAACAAGAAAGGCACAAATTTTGAGAGTATAAACTTTTGTATGCATTTAATTTGATTGTATTtgtacacatatatatatacacatatggtAGATCAAAATTGGTATTTTGAAGATAGTGTGTATTCTATTGGGATAATATGTTCAAAAGGGATGTTCTAGTCTTAATCATGCGCCTAAATAAGTTCTCCAAACCACTCTCAATGCTTTCAATAGCAATCTCCAAAGACTCTAATTGTTCATTGGAAGCTTGAATCTGGGAGCCTTTAGCACCTTCATTTAAGAGGGTGTTCAAAGCTGCATCCACCAATTACAATTCATTGCCACTCTCTGAGTTCACTTCTTCCTTTTGCATCAACTTGTTCATCCATTTGCTTGCCTTTGACTTTGAAGGACCACCCAAGAATGATAGCAGACATTGGAAGACACACATGTTCATTTCTATCACTTCGCTTAGAATTCTAAGATCTTGATGCTGATTTAAGATTCCATATTTGCTTTGTAGGTGTTTCAAAGATGTGATCAACTTGTTGAcattcttcctcatcttctttgAGGAGGAATTGTATTCGGCTATGCTCTTTTCAATGCATGAgtctccctttcttcttctaagaGATGAATGAAGGGATTGTACATTCTCCTTGATCTGCATGACAGTGTCCCTTGCAATGCCACACACATCCAAGACTTTGATTGAGCCATCCAAGATCTCTTGAAAGCATTTCACACTTTGATGATCAGAAATAGCCTTCTGGGTTGAACCAACATTGAGAAGATTGTCCATTGAGAAGTATACATCTTCCAACATGGACAAGCCTTTGACAACCGACTCAGATGTGCAGGTTGCTTCAAAGTTCCTGAGGTTGTTCAACTGCTCTTGCACTCTTGAGGAGCATGGATGAGATCCATTTGGCAAACTGT
Coding sequences within it:
- the LOC112804080 gene encoding uncharacterized protein, translating into MASKLHVRSNSLPNGSHPCSSRVRDQLNNLKAFEATSTSESVVTSLSFLEDLHSSLDDLLNVASTQKVIFQQEGDKCIEEILDGSMKVLDTCGITRDTVMQIKENVQFLHSALRRRKGDSTIETSIAEYNSFSKKMKKNVNKVITSLKQLQSKFGASQLLNEEVMSVLREVIAMNVSIFQSLLTFFARPASKSKAAKWMNKLMHKGVVASENSENCNELQLVDATLNILLKEGANGSNMKVAHEQLEALEIAIESIEIRLESLFRSMIKTKTSLLNILSQ